From the genome of Vairimorpha necatrix chromosome 8, complete sequence:
TACGTGTCAATGTGCAAAGTGACATGGCCCAGTCTCCCTTTAATTGTGGGAGACGCATTAGACTGCTTCTTTGAGTCTAGTAACTTAGTCCACTGGgctgatttatttttattatctatTTCTACTTTATACAGTCCACCAAATTCATCATCAAAATTCGTAGTCTTCCCTCCGAACATGTAAATCTCCTTACCTGTGTGTAATAAATAGTGATCATACATATTTGTAGTGACGTCACCTCTACTGTCATAAAGTACCCACTTGTCATCAAATATCCATAATTCTGAATTATTACTGTCGCCATTTCTATCAGTAGTTGGGATATATTTACCAGTAAGGAATAATCTATCCCCATCTGTGCACATTTTATGACATGATCTCTTCCCTGGAGTAGTTTCCCGagttatattaattatgaCGTCATCTTTGGTACCTCcgcataaatttatattatgaCTCATCGGCAAATTTGTTTCCtcaaaattgtttatattatcTTTATGAATACATTTCCATGTCTCATTATAAACCCACAAATCTCCTAGTTCTCCTAATCCATCCCATCCCCCGTACAAATATATCCCTTTTCTATTACAAATCATTTGATGTCCTCCTCTAGCACAAGGCCATTCCTTCttgtttttctttatttcttcCCATTTCCCCgtatattttgatttattgACGTACTCATAAAACTTTCTTATATCCATATTCTTAATATATTCTTCTAATTCTTCATATTGTCccttattaataaatttctctACTTGATTTTCTTGTCTCAATATTCTTTCCGTATATTTCTTTACTATATTcttatacatttttatatcattttcCATTTGTCTTTTATCAATTATATCTTGAAATTTCATATCTGTTATACCTTTAAGTTCTACGTACCAAATagtataattaaaattcataCCCCATGAAGCAAGTGGTTCtattttcatatatttgcttattatatattcaccattataatataataaattatgtGTCTCGTTTATTGTGTCATTTTTCAGACCTccgtaaaaaatttcaatatattttttattatcaaatGATACACtaattttcatttcttttatattacaCACATGGatcttattaaatttgcCGAAAGTTATTGTTGACACGATAGATGGGTCATATTCTAAGATTAAATATTGTCTATGATCATTTGTAGTGGTAGACCATCTTAGATTTACATCTGATGGGGTGtctaataaaatgttaGAAGGGGAATATGAAGAAGCATATGAAGAGTATTGATGGATTTTGTAGATTATTTTGTTCATTTTGTCTTTGTCTCTGAGAATATTTTGGATACTTTTCATTTTGAAAGGGGGGCATGTCTTTACATTtaaatgataatatttaaaggggcctaacaaataaaaaaaaatggagTAACATTTGAATACGTAAGCCAATAATTGCAtatgtaataaatatatgatttatttataatacacaaataatatttgtaatttatattgtttttcaTAAGGACTTAAATGGCTTCTTGAAAATTATGCCATAATTTTCATGCTAAAAATTGTTCCCCTCAAAATTACACaattttgctttttttttctgattgtttattttgatgatcaatttttctttctgtttttttttcctcCCTTAAAAATGGATGACCTGACAagaaaagattttttatcttcgCCGAAATCTGTGAGTACAAACatgaattataaaaaaaatatcataaataataataatgataatatgaaaataagtATGAAAAGTAATTTCGCTGATAAGTACACTAAGAAAGATGCAGAAGTCTATGACTTcacatataataaatatataaaatccactaataaaattcaagatctcataaataaatacaataagCCAGTCTTAA
Proteins encoded in this window:
- a CDS encoding muskelin-like protein, whose amino-acid sequence is MKSIQNILRDKDKMNKIIYKIHQYSSYASSYSPSNILLDTPSDVNLRWSTTTNDHRQYLILEYDPSIVSTITFGKFNKIHVCNIKEMKISVSFDNKKYIEIFYGGLKNDTINETHNLLYYNGEYIISKYMKIEPLASWGMNFNYTIWYVELKGITDMKFQDIIDKRQMENDIKMYKNIVKKYTERILRQENQVEKFINKGQYEELEEYIKNMDIRKFYEYVNKSKYTGKWEEIKKNKKEWPCARGGHQMICNRKGIYLYGGWDGLGELGDLWVYNETWKCIHKDNINNFEETNLPMSHNINLCGGTKDDVIINITRETTPGKRSCHKMCTDGDRLFLTGKYIPTTDRNGDSNNSELWIFDDKWVLYDSRGDVTTNMYDHYLLHTGKEIYMFGGKTTNFDDEFGGLYKVEIDNKNKSAQWTKLLDSKKQSNASPTIKGRLGHVTLHIDTYEYPNTLAIIGGQRGKEYFKSISLYSLDTWTVYESIPFPINTDGRVLQRSILYNNDIIVLFTYGKDKESRLDISKLYSYSLIYKTWNEVEIDFKGPMPRTAHQFIFWVDKFYLFGGNVVDERQNDFWTLDLTKMSYEDARRCAIMTVRKHKFLEMYKEDTRSGLKYLRSKVKECVVDKYTKRIFEDTCYEIFERTSDTYEDIKQYINE